In one Macaca fascicularis isolate 582-1 chromosome 6, T2T-MFA8v1.1 genomic region, the following are encoded:
- the LOC107130025 gene encoding small ribosomal subunit protein eS1-like — protein MVVGKNKCLMKGSKKEAKKKGVDPFSKKDCYYVKALTMFNIRNIGKTLVTRIQGTRITHDDLKGHVFEVGLADLQNNEVAFRINKPITEDVQGKNCLTDFHGMDLTHDKICSMVKKR, from the coding sequence ATGGTGGTTGGCAAGAATAAATGTCTTATGAAAGGCAGCAAAAAAGAAGCCAAGAAGAAAGGGGTTGATccattttctaagaaagattgTTATTATGTGAAAGCACTTACTATGTTCAACATAAGGAATATTGGAAAGACACTAGTTACCAGGATTCAAGGAACAAGAATTACCCATGATGACCTTAAGGGTCATGTGTTTGAAGTGGGACTTGCTGATCTGCAGAATAATGAAGTTGCATTTAGAATAAACAAGCCGATTACTGAAGATGTTCAGGGCAAAAACTGCCTGACTGACTTCCATGGCATGGATCTTACCCATGACAAAATATGTTCCATGGTCAAAAAACGGTAG